TGGCTGCTATTCGTATTTCCATCCAGCACCCCTACAGTTCCGGTAGTTACGGGAGAATTGAAATCTAAATTATCAACATCTACCCAAGCTCCTGTATTTAAAGATGTTGCATCCAGACTGTACTGAAAATCTAAACGATCAGATCCTCTGTTGGCTGCACCTAAACGCCATTGTTCACCTCTATAGGACAAATTCAACGTTGTAATTGTGCTACCTGTTGTATTCGTAAAGCTTGCGCCGATTGAGGGGTTGAGAGTACCTGAGCGTAGAGTTCCAAAAGCTCTCTCACTAGAACCTGTCGTGCCGAAACTATATATATCGCCTGCGTTATTAGAGCCAGTACCAGCCGTGTACTGTCCGTTGACATTTGCACTGGTTCCAGTTTCCAACAATGCCCAACCAGAAGGAAGTACACTACTGCTACCAGAAGATGCCAAACTATCAAAGTTCTCAGAATAAGAGCCATTAAATTCAATCGCCATGACTATTTGTCCTTAGATGTATAGCTTTGCAGAAACATAAAATTGAGAGCGATAGACAAATGTACTTCGCTCATAAACATAGAATCAGGCTTCAATAAGGCAGAAGAAATAACCAAATTAGAAATCTGGCTGGAGTCTCAGATGATTGAGGAACCAAATTAGACCTGTCACACTACTGCATCAAGTGTTTTTGTATATACTGCAACTTCAGGTGAGACTAATTTTTTTTGTGTCAATAGTCCCCGAAAATTTACTGAATTAAGGTTAAGGAAATACTAGGAAAAGGTAAATTTAGAGAATATTTATCAAAAAGCAAAAAGCAAGTGATTGATGCTCACCTGCTTTTTGCTTTCTTTGCTTTTTGGATATTATATTAAGCTGCTCAGTCGTAATTAGGTCGGCGGAAATAAACCAAACTATGGTATAAAAAGTCCGACAATAACATCACTGACCACGACTAGCCGGAGCTACACCAGCAAAAGTTAACAAATCAGTCATCCGAAAATCTTGAGGTTTACCAGTTTTGGTGGGTAAAGTTGGCACCCAAGACGGATTTACATTGAGATAAGAATTTGGGTCAACCTGAAGCAGACCGATAATTACCTCACCAACAATCCGACCGCCAACTTGGCCTAGATGTAAGCCTTTTTCTTTCAGTTCAGCTTCTTTGAGGATGTAGTACCAAAGTGGTGTGGAGGTATCGAAGGTAGGGTAAATACTCCGAAGCTCCGCCAAGTCGTACTTACTTAGTACGGGTACACCCATCTTCTGAGCGATGCTTTGACCAGATGGTAGTAGCCAAGTTAGGTGCCGGAGTAGGTTACGTTGGATAAGTGAAGTCGGAGGAGTACCTGAACCAATAGTCTGAAGTGGCAAGTTAAACAGTGGGCTAGAAATTTTCGTATCGATTAATTTATTCGGTCTGACTTGATTATCTCCAAAGTCGAAGAATGTCTGCCATCCAATAAAGCGTCGTGCTGCTCTTGCTCGACCGCGGAGGTCATCTGGATCAGGTTTTCCCTCTTGAGAAGGATCGAAAATGAATGCAAAGAAGGGCTTACCATTGTCACCAGCCAAGTTGGCTCGGTAAGAAGGCCGGATCATACTGTGACCGATACGATAACCAATTTGAAACTCAACTGGGATAAATCCTCTATTTGGCAAGGGATTATAAAATTTACGCCCATTTTTTAATATGTCATTCACCATATCCTGACCAACTACCAGGGGCAAAAATTCATGGAGGATTGTCCATTGGTAGTGCCATGTGGTCAATTGACGAGCCTGACGAAAAACATCATCGTTCGAGATATTAGGAGACTGGGATCTAACTAAATCCACCAGATGGTTGTGAAAGCTATAGAACGCAGTTACCAACCCACTGATAATTAGATGCTGATCACCGCGTGGGTCGGCAATAATCGCTCGATTGTTTGCGTCTCTCGGTAAATCCTCAAATAAGCCGCCACTTTCAAGTTTTAGTTTAATTGGATCTTTAGGGTCGTATAGATTTGGCGAACCTATCGGCCCAGAACCGTAGATATTATCAAGGTCAAAGGCTGCGGTTCGAGAGTTCGTTGCCGAGACTGGAGGTGTTACTTGGCCTAGTCGAGATGTCGTATCAAAGGTTATGTCAAGATCCAAAAACTGGGACATAAAGGTTGTACCAGCTGTATGGGTAGGGTTGTTGGGATTGTTAACGTTGAGAGTAGGATCAGTGATCAGGGCTATTGGCCCTGCGGCTAAATTGTCTTTAGCATCTAAGATACCCCCAGGTTTACCCATTTCCATCAGAGCATTTTTAACAATCGGGCTGGGTGGCGCAAAAGGTGGTAGATTACGAAACATCCGGCCGAATCTACTGGGTAGAGTCGCATCAACAGACTGTGCTTTCACTTCTCTGTCAAGAAAACCACCCACTATCACACCGATAGAAAAAATAGCAGTAATAGCGATCGCTAACACAGAAAGGATTTTCTTTTTCAAGAGTGCTTTATCTTTCGAGCCTTTAACTTTTGGGCTATTCATAATTTTCATTAGGACTATTTAACAAAAAACCAAGTAAGTGCAGTTATGACATCTGCACAAAACTGACTCTATCCATTTACGTCAGCCACAGTCTTTGTAAAACACAGAAGTAATCTCGGATTTTACTTTTAAAAACAAGGGAAAACACAAAAATAATAAAAACCTAAAGGCAATACTAAACCTTTATCTTTGCAAGCTAATCCAACATCAACCTGTGCTAAATTTGCCAATTAAAATGTATAACAACAGCAAACTTACAGGACAGTGGTAATTATTCTTGCAGAGAAAATAGAGATTTTTATTAGCTTATTTAAAAATTTAAAATTAATTAACGTGAAGGTATATGATATTCGGACTCTATTTATAGGACTTACGCATGAGTTCACCTGGTGTCAGGGTGTTGGGTACATACATCCATACACCCTTCTTAAAATCCTTGATTGCTTATCTCACTACGTAAGTCCTATATTAATTTCGGTGATGATTGACGAATAGAAAGTAATAGATGAACAAAGCTCATTAATTAAAAGCAGATTGTCATATCTACCACTACCACGATCATATTTATTCATAAGCGCAATAAACTCAGTTTTCTTTAATGACTCCAAATCACGTAAATTTTATGAACCCTGATAAATCATTAAATAGAGACGATTGAATACTAAATTCAATTTTTAAGTATTGAATTTTATACTTATAATTTTAAGTTCAAACATCATAATATTATATTGATATGCAATCCTCGTGTAGAGTTTGTGTATAATTCGTGTAGATAATCCTGACTAAATTTTCAACGCTGCTGATGAGATGAGCATCATGATGACTATTTCAAGCGATACCCTAGTCCATGAACAGTTTCAATGAAGTTTTCTGCTGCACCTAACGCCTTCAGTTTTTGTCGAATGCACCTAATATGGGATCTGATTGTTTCTTCAACAGGAGATTCATCAACTGACCAAACTTGTTCAATAATGCTAGAACGACTTAGTACTCGTCTACCATTAGCAACCAGTAATTCTAAAATTGCATATTCTTTTAGAGTTAATGATAGGGGATAGCTATCGTAAGTAGCTTCATAGGTGCTGGGATTTAGGTACAATTTTTCCCATAACAGACTCACTGTGCTGCTGGAACTACCTCGCCTAAGTAACGCACGAATTCTAGCCATTAACTCTTCTAAATCAAATGGTTTGGCTACATAATCATCTGCACCAGCATCTAACCCAGCAATTTTGTCCGCTACGGTATCACGCGCTGTTAACATTAACACTGGTATAGTTGCATTACGATGTGCAGCATTGTTTATGCCGACAGTTCGTAACTGGTGACAAAACTTAATTCCATCTAGCTTAGGCAAGGTTATATCCAGGACTATTAAATCATATTTCATGGATTGTGTAGAGTTCCAAGCTGCTTCTCCATCTTTGGCAATATCCACCACATATTGCCGTCTATTGAGTGCTTCTGCTAGTACTTCTGCGAGTTGAATATCATCTTCAACTACTAAAATTCGCATATTTGATCTTTTATTGAGTAACAGGCAAATATATTAGCAATACCTTAAATTTATCATGTATAAGTAACTATTGTTTAACTCAATCTATGACTCAGCAATTGATCAAATGGACTTTCCCTGGAAAATGGATTATGGGAGGTTTTGGTTTAACCTTGTTGCTAATGGTAATTATCTGTTTTGTTTCGTTGAAGAACACAGATGAAATCAAATATGGAGCTAACAGGGTGCAGCAGACATATCAAACTCTCAATGCTTTGACAAATTTTTATGGCGCAATGACTGCCGCAGAATCAGCTAGACGAGGATATATTTTTTTAGGTAGTAGTCAGGATTTGCAGCGTTATTATCATGCAAAGGCAGATATGCGCTCTCAACTGCAAATATTACAAAAACAAATACATCCGGATGAGAGTCAAGAAAAACGATTGGTAAGTTTAAATTTATTAGTCAATGAAAGATTATCTCTGTTAGAGCAATCTATAGAACTTTATCAAAAAGATAAAACAGCATTGTTAATCCAAAATAATATTACGGTTAGCAGTGTTCAGATTCGAGAAAAAATCTTGAAGGTTATAGCAGATATTAAAGCAGAAGAACAAACTTATCTCCAAGATTCATTAGAGCAATCAAAACAAAGTATTTATTTCCGAGTTTTTATAGAAATTTTTACAACGTTTTTAATTTTAATCATAATTCTGGGGTTATGTATGATTCTGGAGAATCAATGGATTAAACGTGAGCGAATTAGAGATTTAGAATCTTCTTTAGCTCAAGAAAAGAAAATAGGTGATTTAAAAATTCAATTGTTTTCTATGATTTCTCATGAATTTCGGACACCCTTAAGTATAATTTTACTTTCAGCACAGTTATTGAGAGAAAGTCTCGAAAATTTAGTAGATAGACAGCAGTTAAAGAATATTTTTCGGATTCAATCTTCTGCTAAAATTATGAATCATATATTAACGGATATATTAATTTTAACGCGAGCCGAAGCAGGTCAGTTAGATTTTAAATTACAAGTGATAAATTTAGAAAACTTTTGCTTAAATTTAGTAGAAGATTTACAGCTTTTTGCTACAACAGCAAATATGCTCCGATTTCAAAAAATAGGTTCTATTTTTAAAGCCAATATTGATGAAAGGCTTTTGTATTCTATTCTTAGCAATTTGTTATTAAATGCTATCAAATATTCAAATAACGAAACCGAAATTTATTTAATACTAAAATCTGAAGCGGATATGATAACTTTTCAAGTTATTGATCAAGGAATTGGTATTCCATTAGCAGAGCAACATAAAATATATGAGCCTTTTTACCGATGCCAAAATGTTGAAAATATTGCTGGGACAGGGTTAGGGTTAGCAGTTGTCAAAAAATGTATAGAGCTACATCAAGGAAAAATTATCGTAGAAAGTAAAGTAGGTACAGGTACGACATTTACGATCATGATTCCTCAAGAAAACACATAAGGATGCCAGATGGTGAAGCATTGGCATAGCGCAGAGACGCAGAGATTATGTTTATTTATCTGCGTCCATCTGCGGTTGATTAACTATCAAACAAACCTAAGTCTGTGACTGCACCAAGACTACTAGAAGATACTAACTTGGCATATTTCGCCAATACACCTTTAGTGTAACGGGGTGGGCGGGGTTGCCAATTAGCACGGCGACGCGCTAATTCTTCATCAGAAATATTCAACTGTAATAGCCGCGATGGTGCATCAATGGTGATGCTATCACCTTCTTCTACTAAGGCGATCGCTCCCCCTACAGCGGCTTCTGGTGCAACGTGACCAACTACCATCCCGTAAGTACCACCAGAGAAGCGTCCATCAGTAATTAACCCGACAGAATCACCCAAGCCAGCACCAATAATTGCCGAGGTGGGAGCCAACATTTCCCGCATTCCAGGGCCACCTTTGGGGCCTTCGTAACGAATCACAATCACATCACCAGCTTTAATTTTGCCTGCCAAAATCGCATCTAAACAAGCTTCTTCTGATTCAAATACTCTGGCGGGGCCGGTAATGACTGGTTTTTTCACCCCGGTAATTTTAGCCACTGCACCCTCAGTAGCGAGATTACCTTTGAGAACTGCCAAGTGACCTTGAGCATACATCGGTTTATCCCAAGGGCGAATTACATCTTGGTCAGCCCTAGGTTCATTCGGCACATCGGCAAGCACTTCGGCAATGGTTTGACCACTGATGGTAATACAGTCACCATGCAGTAAATTATGTACCAGCAGCATTTTCATGACTTGCGGAATACCGCCAGCTTTGTGTAAGTCTGTAGCCACGTATTTACCGCTGGGTTTCAAATCGCACAGTACGGGAACTCGGCCGCGAATAGTTTCAAAGTCGTTGATGGTTAATTCCACACCAGCCGCGCGGGCGATCGCCAGAAAATGTAATACTGCATTAGTAGAACCACCGACGGCCATAATTACAGAAATAGCATTTTCTATAGATTTGCGGGTGATAATCTGTCGGGGCAATAATTGCTGACGAATAGCTTCTACTAAAACAAACGCTGATTTTTCGGTACTGTCGGCTTTTTCGGCATCTTCGGCCGCCATTGTGGAAGAATAAGGTAAACTCATCCCCATTGCTTCAAATGCCGAAGACATGGTGTTAGCTGTAAACATCCCGCCACAGGAACCAGCACCCGGACAAGCATTTTGTTCAACTGCGGTTAATTCAGTTTCGTCAATTTTGCCAGCACTGTATTGACCCACTGCTTCAAAGGAACTGACTACAGTTAAGTCACGACCGTTGTAGTGTCCGGGTTTGATTGTACCACCGTAGACAAAAATTGCGGGAATGTTCATCCGGGCGATCGCCAGCATTGCCCCTGGCATATTTTTATCACACCCACCAATCGCCAACACGCCATCCATACTTTGTCCTGTACAGGCGGTTTCAATAGAATCGGCAATCACTTCTCTTGATACGAGGGAATATTTCATCCCTTCCGTTCCCATCGAAATCCCGTCACTGATGGTAATTGTACCGAAAATTTGCGGCATAGCTCCAGCACTTTTAATACCAGATTCTGCCCTTTGTGCCAATTGATTTATCCCCATATTGCAAGGGGTAATAGTGCTGTAGCCATTGGCAATACCGACAATTGCCTTGTTAAAATCGGCATCTTCAAACCCAACAGCCCGGAGCATCGCTCGATTTGGCGATCGCTGTACACCTTGTGTTACAACCCGGCTTCTCAAATTATCCGACATCTTTCTTCCTTTGACTTTATCGCTTGTATTGCGATCGTATTATCTGATTTTCTCATGCCAACGCAGCACACAAGAGTATTAACCTCAGCGTTGATCATTTATTTATTGCCGAGTTTCCACCGAAGAGGCTTCGGGGAAGAGGGCAGGGGGAATTGGAGAAATATTCTACCCCTTGCTTCCTGCTCCCCTACCTCTTTTGACCACAGTGTTTTGTCAGGATTTGATTACCAGATATGTTGGTAATAACTACCAACCCTGGTAGGATTACTTATAGTATTATTACCAAATATATTGGTAAACACTCCTGTGGTTGGTAATATACGCCTGCGTCAACCTTACACCAACTCAACGATTCAGCATGTTTCTAACTCGAAGAAGAGGTTTGATCACCTGGATAGCTGCGGCGATTACCAGCTTGCTGTTAGTAATAGGCTTACCGCTGCTCAATCAGACAGCCGAAAAAGCACAGGCGGCAGTCACCTTGCGGGTCTTTGCCGCAGTTAGCTTATCAGAAGTACTACCAGAAATTGAAAATGACTTCATTGCCGCTAACCCTAGCTTAGGAGCTACTTTTGTCAACACTTTTGATTCTTCTGGTGCGTTGCTCAATCAAATCAACTTGCCAGCAAATCAGTCAGCAGGTATCCCAGATATTTTTATCTCGGCGGCGACAACGCAAATGAATAGCCTGCAAACAGCGGGACAATTAGCTTCTGGTTGGCCAGTGACAGTTGCAACTAACCGTCTAGTTTTGATTAGACCGACTACGCCGACTTCTCCGGCTCCCAGTCCGACGATCGCAGGTATTGACAGACTGACAAACAGCACCACCAGCAGTCCTCCCAGAAGTGGTATTAGAGGGATTGCTATCGGTGATCCCGCAACCGTACCCGCCGGAGCCTATGCTCAACAAGCTCTCCAAAGCACCCTCAGTGGTTGTGGTGCAGGTAGCTACAACACTCTCCTAAATAGTACGACTGCCAACAAGTTAGTGTTTGCTAGTAATGTCCGTAACGTCTTGACGGCAGTGCAAAATAAAACACTTAGTGGCAACACAATTGATGCAGGTCTAGTTTACACAACTGACCAAAGAATTTCTAATAGTACTACCTTCATCACAACTGTGGCACAAAACTGCCACAGTTCGATTGTCTATCCGGCGGCTGTACTTAACAGAACTACTAATCTTACGGCTGCAACTAGTTTTGCCAACTTCTTATCAAGTTCTACAGCCAGAGGTAGGTTGACTGCTCGTGGATTTGGTACTCCTTAACCCCAGAAAATCTGCGATCGCTTTTTCAGTAATTTTTTATTCTCGTGGCATTTAAACTATTTGGAGTTAAATCTGATGAAATCAGCGAAAAATATAGGATTGCTTGTTGTTGGTATGACTAGCGCCATTGCTATTACTGGTGCTTACATTCCCCAAGCGCAAGCGGTAAGAGTAAATCTAGTGCAGAATGGCGATTTTGAAGCAGACCCACTGGTAAATCCTGATTATGACCCCACTTTACCTAATCCTTTTATTACTGGCTGGAATAATAACAGTCTGATTGGTACTGATATCTTTGCTAATCGTTTGTCAAATTATCCCAACCCAGCAACCAATGGTTTACGTAGCGTCGAACTTGGCTATACTCCGCCTGGAACATTGGCGTACCTTTCCCAAAATCTAGCCACAAAAAAAGATAACGAGTATCAACTCAGCTTCTACTTAGCCTCTGTAGAAGAAGCACCCCGTCT
This window of the Nostoc sp. HK-01 genome carries:
- a CDS encoding two component transcriptional regulator; the protein is MRILVVEDDIQLAEVLAEALNRRQYVVDIAKDGEAAWNSTQSMKYDLIVLDITLPKLDGIKFCHQLRTVGINNAAHRNATIPVLMLTARDTVADKIAGLDAGADDYVAKPFDLEELMARIRALLRRGSSSSTVSLLWEKLYLNPSTYEATYDSYPLSLTLKEYAILELLVANGRRVLSRSSIIEQVWSVDESPVEETIRSHIRCIRQKLKALGAAENFIETVHGLGYRLK
- a CDS encoding Chase sensor signal transduction histidine kinase, with amino-acid sequence MTQQLIKWTFPGKWIMGGFGLTLLLMVIICFVSLKNTDEIKYGANRVQQTYQTLNALTNFYGAMTAAESARRGYIFLGSSQDLQRYYHAKADMRSQLQILQKQIHPDESQEKRLVSLNLLVNERLSLLEQSIELYQKDKTALLIQNNITVSSVQIREKILKVIADIKAEEQTYLQDSLEQSKQSIYFRVFIEIFTTFLILIIILGLCMILENQWIKRERIRDLESSLAQEKKIGDLKIQLFSMISHEFRTPLSIILLSAQLLRESLENLVDRQQLKNIFRIQSSAKIMNHILTDILILTRAEAGQLDFKLQVINLENFCLNLVEDLQLFATTANMLRFQKIGSIFKANIDERLLYSILSNLLLNAIKYSNNETEIYLILKSEADMITFQVIDQGIGIPLAEQHKIYEPFYRCQNVENIAGTGLGLAVVKKCIELHQGKIIVESKVGTGTTFTIMIPQENT
- a CDS encoding dihydroxy-acid dehydratase, yielding MSDNLRSRVVTQGVQRSPNRAMLRAVGFEDADFNKAIVGIANGYSTITPCNMGINQLAQRAESGIKSAGAMPQIFGTITISDGISMGTEGMKYSLVSREVIADSIETACTGQSMDGVLAIGGCDKNMPGAMLAIARMNIPAIFVYGGTIKPGHYNGRDLTVVSSFEAVGQYSAGKIDETELTAVEQNACPGAGSCGGMFTANTMSSAFEAMGMSLPYSSTMAAEDAEKADSTEKSAFVLVEAIRQQLLPRQIITRKSIENAISVIMAVGGSTNAVLHFLAIARAAGVELTINDFETIRGRVPVLCDLKPSGKYVATDLHKAGGIPQVMKMLLVHNLLHGDCITISGQTIAEVLADVPNEPRADQDVIRPWDKPMYAQGHLAVLKGNLATEGAVAKITGVKKPVITGPARVFESEEACLDAILAGKIKAGDVIVIRYEGPKGGPGMREMLAPTSAIIGAGLGDSVGLITDGRFSGGTYGMVVGHVAPEAAVGGAIALVEEGDSITIDAPSRLLQLNISDEELARRRANWQPRPPRYTKGVLAKYAKLVSSSSLGAVTDLGLFDS
- a CDS encoding molybdenum ABC transporter, periplasmic binding protein; its protein translation is MFLTRRRGLITWIAAAITSLLLVIGLPLLNQTAEKAQAAVTLRVFAAVSLSEVLPEIENDFIAANPSLGATFVNTFDSSGALLNQINLPANQSAGIPDIFISAATTQMNSLQTAGQLASGWPVTVATNRLVLIRPTTPTSPAPSPTIAGIDRLTNSTTSSPPRSGIRGIAIGDPATVPAGAYAQQALQSTLSGCGAGSYNTLLNSTTANKLVFASNVRNVLTAVQNKTLSGNTIDAGLVYTTDQRISNSTTFITTVAQNCHSSIVYPAAVLNRTTNLTAATSFANFLSSSTARGRLTARGFGTP